One genomic segment of Chitinophaga sancti includes these proteins:
- a CDS encoding acetyl-CoA hydrolase/transferase family protein yields the protein MFKYIPASEAVKCVTSGNRVFIHGSAATPMHLLKALQDRHAELENVELTSITTLGKVDFDNPAYRKSFFINCLFTSAANRKVVNSEDGDYVPIFLSQIPQLFKKNILPPDVAFISVSPPDQHGYCSLGTSVDIARAATEVAKYIVAQVNPKMPRTHGEGFIHVSRFHAAVWHEEDLPVLDYSSDATPVTAQIGRNIATLVEDGATLQLGIGSIPDYVLKNLTNHKNLGLHTEMMSDGVIPLIESGVINNSLKKVNVGRNVTAFMAGTRKLYDFVNDNPTVRVLAIDYVNDTAVIRQNPKATAINSAIEVDLTGQVCADSIGTYQYSGIGGQMDFMRGASLSDGGKPIIALPSVTNKGISRITPYLKQGAGVVTTRGHIHWVVTEYGITNLFGKGLKQRGKALIEIAHPDHREALERAFFERYAKKSAVI from the coding sequence ATGTTTAAGTATATCCCGGCATCAGAAGCTGTAAAGTGTGTGACTTCAGGTAACCGTGTTTTTATCCATGGATCCGCCGCAACGCCAATGCACCTTTTAAAAGCCCTTCAAGATAGGCACGCAGAATTGGAGAATGTTGAATTAACAAGCATTACAACCTTAGGTAAGGTAGACTTCGACAATCCTGCATACAGAAAAAGCTTTTTTATTAATTGCCTTTTCACATCCGCTGCCAACCGTAAAGTAGTGAATAGTGAGGATGGTGACTACGTTCCCATTTTCCTGAGCCAGATACCTCAACTGTTCAAAAAGAACATTCTGCCTCCGGACGTTGCATTTATTTCAGTATCACCTCCGGACCAACACGGCTATTGCTCTCTGGGTACCTCAGTAGACATTGCCCGCGCTGCAACGGAAGTAGCAAAATATATCGTGGCACAGGTAAATCCTAAAATGCCACGTACCCATGGGGAAGGTTTTATCCACGTATCCCGCTTCCACGCTGCCGTATGGCACGAAGAAGATCTGCCGGTACTGGACTACTCTTCAGATGCTACCCCAGTCACTGCTCAGATTGGCCGCAATATCGCTACCCTGGTAGAAGACGGCGCCACCCTGCAGTTAGGCATCGGCAGCATCCCTGATTATGTGTTAAAAAACCTGACCAACCACAAAAACCTGGGCCTGCACACAGAAATGATGTCTGACGGCGTCATTCCATTGATCGAAAGTGGTGTGATCAACAATAGCCTGAAGAAAGTGAATGTAGGCAGAAATGTGACTGCTTTCATGGCAGGTACCCGCAAACTGTATGATTTTGTAAACGATAACCCAACCGTAAGGGTACTGGCTATCGACTATGTAAATGATACAGCTGTGATCCGTCAGAATCCAAAAGCTACCGCTATCAACAGTGCCATCGAAGTGGACCTCACTGGTCAGGTGTGTGCAGATAGTATCGGTACTTACCAGTACTCCGGTATCGGTGGTCAGATGGATTTTATGAGAGGTGCTTCATTGTCAGACGGTGGTAAGCCAATCATTGCGCTGCCTTCCGTGACAAACAAAGGTATCTCCCGCATCACCCCTTACCTGAAACAAGGTGCTGGTGTGGTGACTACAAGAGGACATATACATTGGGTGGTGACTGAATATGGTATTACGAACCTGTTCGGTAAGGGCCTGAAACAAAGAGGTAAAGCGCTGATCGAGATTGCCCACCCTGATCATAGGGAAGCATTAGAGAGAGCTTTCTTCGAAAGATATGCTAAAAAATCAGCGGTAATATAA
- a CDS encoding winged helix-turn-helix transcriptional regulator, with protein MSKKIHSQERSEECQGHLRAIHDTLDVLNGKWKISIIGSLSFGKRRFMELQREVEGIGSKMLSKELRELEMNELVKRTVHDTKPVTVEYELTDYGGTLQSIISEMAKWGVQHRKRIMQQVIV; from the coding sequence ATGAGTAAGAAAATTCATTCGCAGGAAAGGTCGGAAGAATGTCAGGGACATTTACGGGCCATACATGATACCCTGGATGTGTTGAATGGGAAATGGAAGATTTCCATTATTGGTTCGCTGAGTTTTGGAAAGCGACGATTTATGGAATTGCAAAGAGAAGTGGAAGGAATAGGGTCTAAGATGCTGTCAAAAGAGTTGCGAGAGTTGGAAATGAATGAACTGGTGAAGCGCACTGTGCATGATACAAAGCCGGTAACGGTGGAGTATGAGCTGACTGACTATGGCGGAACATTGCAGAGTATTATTTCGGAAATGGCGAAGTGGGGAGTGCAACATAGGAAGCGGATCATGCAGCAGGTGATTGTGTAA
- a CDS encoding DUF3823 domain-containing protein, whose translation MKIQYIVLALGLFCSCTKYDNKDKPSMVLKGLITDSITGQGLQTQVGDNGVRFKLLDLNYSASPTPFYFTTNQDGTFECSVIPAGKYNVTPLGPFVPLVQLDANGDTTKNASVTIDINGTVTQNFTVVPFLEVEWIGDPVVNADNTITVQFRVSRGTTLPAYQQDLGNIYLFVNSSSYNVGDNNYDSRYTVAVSNPTTQLGQTITVTTPVLPYTNATYYLRAGGRINYSVEGVNRYNYNEPIAVKVP comes from the coding sequence ATGAAAATTCAATATATAGTTTTGGCGCTGGGGCTATTTTGTTCCTGCACGAAATATGATAATAAGGATAAGCCTTCCATGGTATTGAAAGGTTTGATCACAGACTCGATCACTGGTCAGGGATTGCAGACGCAGGTGGGTGATAATGGTGTAAGGTTCAAATTGCTGGACCTGAATTATTCAGCGAGTCCTACCCCATTTTATTTTACAACCAATCAGGATGGTACATTTGAGTGTTCCGTTATTCCTGCGGGGAAGTATAATGTGACACCACTTGGGCCATTCGTGCCGCTTGTACAACTGGATGCCAATGGAGATACGACGAAAAATGCGAGTGTGACGATTGATATCAATGGAACGGTGACACAGAATTTTACAGTAGTGCCTTTCCTTGAAGTGGAGTGGATTGGGGATCCGGTGGTGAATGCGGATAATACGATTACAGTGCAGTTCAGGGTATCCAGAGGTACAACATTGCCAGCGTATCAGCAGGACCTGGGGAATATTTATCTGTTCGTGAACTCAAGCAGCTATAATGTGGGTGATAATAATTATGATTCACGTTACACAGTGGCGGTGAGCAATCCGACTACACAGTTGGGACAGACGATTACGGTAACGACTCCTGTATTACCATATACAAATGCGACTTATTACCTGCGTGCTGGTGGGCGAATCAATTATAGTGTAGAAGGTGTGAACAGGTATAATTATAATGAACCGATAGCGGTGAAAGTTCCGTAA
- a CDS encoding RagB/SusD family nutrient uptake outer membrane protein — protein sequence MKKFKYILPFILGFSLFSCTKLDISPTNIIQDGDIFGSEAGINSYMARIYSEMPIEDFRYSPNYLFNHFWVLQVPGTMSGEALCREVGGAKNESTSTDYGDTWSDLYTVIRECNYFLENIKNYQSSYSAAKVAQFKGEAYFIRAFTYYALVKRYGGVPLVTRVLNYPSESISDVDIARSSEEDTWKLVGADYDSAIALLPATNQVGRANKYAAYAMKARAMVHAGSIAKYNTNSYIVGGIRLCGLSADLAKDFYTQAYNAALAVDAGGYSLYMNEWASGDKTAQYTNYKNIFSKASSSEAIFVKQYSYPESVHGYDAYNVPAQYKGANGYSSETNPTLNFVEMFDGIPKDANGHVDVYNSNGTYKLYDSTMQFFADAEPRLRATVILPNDQFKGTACQIWRGIYTGASTSSIARLIPEGSTTKYENSSSASQLVTSSSGSQTAYTLHDGTKMNPAGAAGVFYGDNTCAMSGFTIRKWLNESMAQEEVLENRSVQPWIEMRYAEVLLIRAEAAAELATLGTADYLNDAYTSIDKIRTRAGAELLSGIEKASPDAFISAVRKERRKELAFENKVWWDLKRWRVIAAEQSNTRWRVLMPFYADNAGKWFFDARYDERGSTFTFDTRWYYQELPGTAITTSTKVVQNSGY from the coding sequence ATGAAAAAGTTTAAATATATACTACCATTCATACTGGGTTTTTCGCTCTTTTCCTGTACCAAACTGGATATCTCTCCGACCAATATCATCCAGGACGGTGATATCTTCGGTTCTGAAGCAGGTATCAACTCCTACATGGCAAGGATCTACAGCGAAATGCCAATAGAAGATTTCCGTTATAGTCCGAACTACCTGTTCAATCACTTCTGGGTATTGCAGGTACCCGGTACAATGTCAGGCGAAGCGTTGTGCCGCGAAGTAGGTGGTGCTAAGAACGAGTCTACATCTACAGATTATGGCGATACATGGAGCGATCTTTACACCGTGATCAGGGAATGTAATTACTTCCTGGAAAACATCAAAAACTACCAAAGCAGTTATTCAGCTGCCAAGGTGGCCCAGTTCAAAGGGGAAGCTTACTTTATTCGTGCCTTCACTTATTATGCACTGGTAAAACGCTATGGTGGAGTTCCCTTGGTAACACGTGTACTGAATTATCCATCAGAATCCATCTCAGATGTAGACATCGCACGCTCTTCAGAAGAAGATACCTGGAAACTGGTGGGTGCTGATTATGATAGTGCGATTGCTTTATTGCCTGCTACCAACCAGGTAGGTCGGGCTAACAAATATGCGGCGTATGCGATGAAGGCAAGAGCCATGGTACATGCGGGTTCTATAGCAAAATACAATACGAACTCATACATTGTAGGTGGTATCCGCCTTTGTGGTTTGAGTGCAGACCTGGCGAAAGATTTCTATACACAGGCTTACAATGCAGCACTGGCGGTAGATGCAGGTGGTTACTCCCTGTATATGAATGAATGGGCTTCAGGCGATAAAACCGCGCAGTACACCAACTATAAAAATATCTTCTCCAAAGCCAGCAGTTCAGAAGCTATCTTTGTAAAACAATATAGCTATCCTGAAAGTGTACATGGGTATGATGCGTACAATGTACCAGCTCAATATAAAGGTGCAAACGGTTATTCTTCCGAGACCAATCCAACCCTGAATTTCGTAGAAATGTTCGATGGCATTCCTAAAGATGCAAACGGGCATGTAGATGTATACAACAGCAATGGTACTTACAAACTCTATGACAGCACCATGCAGTTTTTTGCGGATGCAGAGCCTCGTCTTAGAGCGACCGTTATCTTACCGAACGATCAGTTCAAAGGCACTGCCTGTCAGATATGGAGAGGTATTTATACCGGTGCGTCCACTTCATCTATTGCCCGCTTAATTCCTGAAGGCAGCACAACTAAATATGAAAATTCATCCAGCGCTTCCCAGTTAGTCACATCTTCCAGTGGTAGTCAAACGGCCTATACATTGCACGATGGTACGAAAATGAATCCTGCAGGAGCAGCGGGTGTGTTTTATGGAGATAACACCTGCGCTATGTCCGGCTTCACGATCCGTAAATGGCTGAATGAAAGTATGGCCCAGGAAGAAGTACTGGAAAACAGATCCGTACAACCATGGATTGAAATGCGCTATGCAGAGGTATTACTGATCCGTGCAGAAGCTGCAGCAGAACTGGCTACGCTGGGTACAGCCGATTACCTGAATGATGCCTATACCAGCATAGACAAGATCAGAACCCGTGCGGGTGCAGAACTGTTATCAGGTATAGAAAAAGCATCTCCAGATGCATTCATCAGTGCAGTACGCAAAGAACGCCGTAAAGAACTGGCCTTCGAAAACAAAGTATGGTGGGATTTAAAACGTTGGAGAGTGATTGCAGCAGAACAGTCCAATACACGCTGGCGTGTGCTGATGCCGTTCTATGCTGATAATGCCGGCAAATGGTTTTTCGATGCGCGCTATGATGAAAGAGGGAGTACGTTCACATTTGATACCCGCTGGTACTACCAGGAACTGCCGGGTACAGCGATTACAACCAGTACTAAGGTGGTGCAGAATTCAGGCTATTAA
- a CDS encoding MBL fold metallo-hydrolase produces the protein MSLYITSLNSGSNGNCYYVGNDHEAIMVDAGLSCKETERRMHRLGLSMTKVKALFISHEHTDHIKGITILSKKYNLPVYITPATQRSGNLLLQEEQAISFLPYTPVQIGGLRITAFPKFHDAVEPHSFIVSGNDINIGVFTDIGAPCEHLIKHFQLCHAAFLEANYDEVMLENGRYPYHLKKRIRGGHGHLSNKQALEIFKQHRPPFMTHLFLAHLSKDNNDPDVVLELFQQHAGDTHIAVASRYQETPVYNISDNGKTAPVRYTQLSMF, from the coding sequence ATGTCACTTTACATCACATCACTTAATTCCGGTAGCAATGGTAATTGCTATTACGTAGGCAACGACCACGAAGCCATCATGGTAGACGCCGGGCTTTCCTGCAAGGAAACCGAGCGCCGCATGCACCGCCTGGGATTAAGTATGACGAAGGTAAAGGCGCTCTTTATCTCACACGAGCACACAGATCATATAAAAGGAATCACTATTCTTTCTAAAAAGTACAACCTCCCTGTTTATATTACCCCTGCTACCCAACGTAGCGGCAATCTCCTGTTACAGGAAGAGCAAGCTATTTCTTTTCTCCCTTACACGCCGGTTCAGATAGGCGGACTGCGCATCACAGCTTTTCCGAAATTCCACGATGCGGTAGAGCCACATTCTTTTATAGTATCCGGTAATGATATTAATATAGGTGTCTTCACTGACATTGGTGCCCCCTGCGAGCACTTAATTAAACACTTCCAGCTTTGTCATGCGGCTTTTCTGGAGGCGAATTATGATGAGGTAATGCTGGAGAATGGCCGGTATCCTTATCATTTAAAGAAGAGGATACGGGGTGGGCATGGGCATTTGTCCAATAAGCAGGCGTTAGAGATATTTAAGCAGCATAGGCCACCATTTATGACGCATTTGTTTCTTGCTCACTTATCGAAGGATAATAATGATCCGGATGTGGTATTGGAGTTATTTCAGCAGCATGCCGGGGATACGCATATAGCGGTGGCATCCAGGTACCAGGAGACGCCGGTTTATAATATATCTGATAATGGCAAGACGGCACCGGTTAGGTATACGCAGTTGAGTATGTTTTAG